TCTCTTGTCCCTCTTAAATGGCGACTTCATACAAATCACCTCACTTTGTCTAAATCCCCATTCTGGTAAGTGGTTAGCTGTCTGTGCCAAATAGCAATCCATTTCAACATTCTTGATACGGAATGAAGTCGATAAGGTGTGTAAAACAGTCTTATTTTCACTACCAGGCTGACTAGCAAATTCAATCACCCAGTTATCCTTTACATCACCAACTTCAGCATTACCATAACAGGACACTTCCCACGCAGTGCTAGTGATTGGAGCAAAAACCGGATGCGTATGTAAATTTCTTCCAGTGTTACTGTGGACTAGTCTGTATTCACCGCCATCAACGACAGGTTCGTGTTCAGTCTCGGTATTATTATCCCAACGAGCAAGACCTCTTTTTCTGTCAAATCTCCAGTAGTTGTTAGAGTCTTTGTGAGCATAACAGGTTACTTGCTGCTGGTTTGAACCCTCTGGGTAGGTCTGTATGTGTGAATGTAACAATGAACCACCTAACGCCTGATTTTTAATTGACACTAATGAAGACCCAACAACAACGTCACGGGGGCCTACACCAACGTCTGAACCGGCCAAGTTCGCTTGGAACAACGATGGCATGTTAGCATCGCCGGTACCAGAGTGTGATAATAAGTCAAAATGAACCTTGAAACATAGTAGAAAAACCAAAAATGGTACAACAATTAGACATACTGCTCTAGCAGCAAAGTGATATGTGAATTTTTTACCGGAAATGTTCTTGTCGCCCAATTTCTGCCATAGGTCAGCAATAGTATAAAGACCAACTAGGGTAATGATAAATAGACCAACCATTTTCACCGATATAGTACATCCAAGAGATATACCAGTCATCAACAACCACTTCCACCATTTCCTCTGGAATGGCCTACTCCTCTCATTATGGAATCTAATAAAAGCATAGAAAGAACTAACAGTAAACAGCAATAACATCGAATCAAGTAAAATAAATCTTCCTAACGTCGCATAAGAGTTCTCACATAAAACCAAAATAGTAAACAACCAAACTGAAGGTAAACTAAAACCAATTTCCTTAGCGGTAAAGTAAGCCAATGGAACACATAAAGAGGAAAAAGTTGCATTAAAAATCCTCATCTTCACATAATCAATGTATTCAGGATACATTTCACCTGAGGGAAAGTCCCAAGAACCATTGTAGCCCGCTAGATATCCTGAAAATCCCACCAAAATCTTACCCAATGGTGGATGCACATCATGGTAAAATTCATGCCTTAAGTAATATGAACCGAACTTACCAAAATGTGCTTCATCCCATACAACATGGTTATTCACTCCGATCTTGTACATTCTAGTGAACATGGCAAGTGCGGTAAAGATCACTGGCATTGCGATTGCTTCGAGCTTATAAAGTGGATTAACATTCTTGCTACTCACATTAATACCCTTTAGTTTATCATCGACGTCTTCTTGGACAGCTTTTAATGGGATTTTCTCGGATTTTTGAGCTCTTTTCCCTCGTTGTGTCAAATTGTTTGCCTCTATCTGGCCAAAACCGGATGTAGACATTTGTCAGGTATTCAATAAACAGTAAACTTTATTCAAATAAATACTTATTGAGTAGTGACCGTTACTAAAACACCTCTTGATAATTGAATTATCAAGTTTTACTTCTCGATATCGGATATTAATAAATAATGAGAAACTTTTGACTTAAATGTTTCGATACGTGTTAATGCAATTCAATCCTAAAACAAGTCGTTTTTTACGATTGTGTCGCTAACGGTGTCAGTTTAGGaaattattttaattttttaaaaaagctAATGACAGTGTAGAGATATACGGGTTAAAGTTAAATATTGCACTGGTTATAGTTGTAAATGAAAAAGAATTAAGGCTAATCTCAATTCCTGAGCTTGAAAATTGATTTTTGGTAGTCTAGATAACTATTTCACGATTATACGAGTCTATAAATGTAAATAAGATTAtcatttttaatgaaaCGTTTCAGCGTTGTAACAAGTGTACTAATTTTAGCCAAGCGGGTAATAATAATGAACCTGCAAGTAAGCCCGCGTTAAGTGTAAAACAGGCTACAACACTAGACGCCTTACGCTCTTGGGAATCATCCAATTGAGAGCCGATCTTCATGAAAGCTGAGGTAGCGATGGCACCATTTGTCACACCGAAGAAAAATTGCCAAAAAAGATATAACGTATCGAAGATCCAGCTATGTGTAGAGCTGTTTATAGCGGCAAAAAGGAAAAATACCGCCAAAACCAGGAACCGAAGAATTGACCATGCAAACAATCCGCGTGGCGTTGGAATTGTGATAAAGGGGAAACGGCCCGCAATAATACGTCCTACAAGGTCGCCAGTGTTCCAGAAGTTGATTGCAACCAAAGTATATTTATCAGCAGATATGGGAATTGCAGTAGGTTTTATGTTAGCTGCAAACATGACAAAAGGGGCCGTAACAAGGAATACGAAGAATATTGTATGCATAATGTGCTTCAGTTTGAGATAAAGATGCTTCATTGGGATGTGGTTTGCTTCACTCACACTTATAGAATTTTCCTTCGCTTCGGTGAGTGAGACTTTAGCTTTTTTGTACATCAAGAAAGCCACGATGCTAGTAGCGGCAGCCATGACTGAGGATAGAGATAGAAGTAGTCTTTGGTTTTTATCGGATGTTTGGTCTGATGTGGTGAAATTTGCGCCAGCGCTTGTTAGGTTACAGGAGTTTCTGCTGAAACGATAGCATTCAATGCCTTCGCTATTTTCTGGAAAATAAAACGATAGTAGCAACTGATATATTCCCGGTATAATGCCTGCAATAGCTTGTCCAACCATCATAATTTGATTGTAGCGGCTTCCAGAAGCGTTCGACAACGCTAAGGAACCGTTCTGAGTAAGCGAAGCACCCCAAGAACAGACGGTTATACAAGCCATAAGTAAACCAAATAAAACAGGTTTTGAGAATAGTGAGCTTCCAAATAGTAATAGCGCGGAAATTATTACACTTCCTGTCTGATATAATAAACCACTGGATATTCTTTGTGAATAATTGCGCTGCTTTGATTGACAGTATATCATACAACTCATGCTAGCTGTAAAATATAATGACATCGCTGAAGGTAAGTAGGCGTCTTTAAGTGATGCAAAACTACTGAAAAGACGATCCATTTCAGCCGCAATGGTAATAAACGAGTTGTATGGCCATAACAAAGCAACTCCTATAGCTAAGAAAGTATAGTGAAGCCGAGAGTGCTCCTCCTTGCTTAATTTACCTTGTCCAAGGAGACTAGTCTCCTCAGTAATTTCCTTGACGGGCACTGGCATGTTATTGGAGTTTGGGTAAGTGTGTAAGACTGGGTTCATGCTTGTCTTTCATTAATACGCTGCTTTTAAAGAAATAATTTATTCACGTGACTAACAAGTATAATGACAGCAAATGGTATTTGTAGATTTATTTGATGCGACTAATAATCCAGCAATACAGCTCATGTTTCTATTTTGAATATCTGATCTGTCAGAATCTTATTGAATAGTTTACATAATCTATAGCGTGATATGGTTATTGCTAGTATGTCTGAATTACGATTTGAACTTAATAACCGTAATGAAAGAAATAAGCCTCTcaataaaaatatcaaaTTAAATTTCACAAAGGTTTATAATTGTTCGGGGGTGGACGTGCTGGGCC
The Eremothecium sinecaudum strain ATCC 58844 chromosome II, complete sequence DNA segment above includes these coding regions:
- the PMT3 gene encoding dolichyl-phosphate-mannose-protein mannosyltransferase PMT3 (Syntenic homolog of Ashbya gossypii ACR290W; Syntenic homolog of Saccharomyces cerevisiae YAL023C (PMT2) and YOR321W (PMT3)) encodes the protein MSTSGFGQIEANNLTQRGKRAQKSEKIPLKAVQEDVDDKLKGINVSSKNVNPLYKLEAIAMPVIFTALAMFTRMYKIGVNNHVVWDEAHFGKFGSYYLRHEFYHDVHPPLGKILVGFSGYLAGYNGSWDFPSGEMYPEYIDYVKMRIFNATFSSLCVPLAYFTAKEIGFSLPSVWLFTILVLCENSYATLGRFILLDSMLLLFTVSSFYAFIRFHNERSRPFQRKWWKWLLMTGISLGCTISVKMVGLFIITLVGLYTIADLWQKLGDKNISGKKFTYHFAARAVCLIVVPFLVFLLCFKVHFDLLSHSGTGDANMPSLFQANLAGSDVGVGPRDVVVGSSLVSIKNQALGGSLLHSHIQTYPEGSNQQQVTCYAHKDSNNYWRFDRKRGLARWDNNTETEHEPVVDGGEYRLVHSNTGRNLHTHPVFAPITSTAWEVSCYGNAEVGDVKDNWVIEFASQPGSENKTVLHTLSTSFRIKNVEMDCYLAQTANHLPEWGFRQSEVICMKSPFKRDKRTWWNIETHENEKLPPRPENFTYPGTNFIKDFIHLNLAMMATNNALVPDPDKLDPLASSAWQWPTLNVGIRLCGWGDNNVKYYLIGSPASTWPSTAAVLICICLVGIYLLRWQRQSVIFKDSKDANIFVVGGFIPLLGWFLHFFPFVIMGRVTYVHHYLPALYFALLVLTYLFEVSTKSWSKTTKGRLVRYAIYGIYYAIVIYYFYYFFPISAGMSGPASNYAYMNWLKSWSIS
- the FUN26 gene encoding nucleoside transmembrane transporter FUN26 (Syntenic homolog of Ashbya gossypii ACR289W; Syntenic homolog of Saccharomyces cerevisiae YAL022C (FUN26)), which produces MNPVLHTYPNSNNMPVPVKEITEETSLLGQGKLSKEEHSRLHYTFLAIGVALLWPYNSFITIAAEMDRLFSSFASLKDAYLPSAMSLYFTASMSCMIYCQSKQRNYSQRISSGLLYQTGSVIISALLLFGSSLFSKPVLFGLLMACITVCSWGASLTQNGSLALSNASGSRYNQIMMVGQAIAGIIPGIYQLLLSFYFPENSEGIECYRFSRNSCNLTSAGANFTTSDQTSDKNQRLLLSLSSVMAAATSIVAFLMYKKAKVSLTEAKENSISVSEANHIPMKHLYLKLKHIMHTIFFVFLVTAPFVMFAANIKPTAIPISADKYTLVAINFWNTGDLVGRIIAGRFPFITIPTPRGLFAWSILRFLVLAVFFLFAAINSSTHSWIFDTLYLFWQFFFGVTNGAIATSAFMKIGSQLDDSQERKASSVVACFTLNAGLLAGSLLLPAWLKLVHLLQR